DNA from Thermomicrobium roseum DSM 5159:
TCGTAGAGATTGAGCTTCGGCTCGTCCTCCAGGAGTGCCATGTTTGCTTCCCAGTACGACTGCACGGTTCCGACATCCTGCCAGTAGCCATCGAAGCGATACGTTGCCACCCGAGCTGTCCGAATGAGATAGGGGATCACGTCGCGGCCGAAATCGATGAACTCCGGCGCATCCGGGTGGTCGCGCGTGAAAAGGTCCAGCAGGAGATTGCGCCGAAACAGGTAAATTCCCATGGACGCGAGATTGGAGCGCGGTCGTTCCGGCTTCTCCTCGAAATCGACCACCCAACCATCCTCAGCGACGATCACCACGCCGAAGCGCGAGGCTTCGCGCCAATCCACTGGTTGCACCGCGATCGTTACATCGGCGCAGCGCTCGCGATGCTGGGCGATCATCGGTCGGTAGTCCATCGCGTAGACATGATCACCCGCTAAGATCAGCACATCGCGGTAGGGACGCCGCGTAATGTAAAAGAGGTTGTGATACACAGCGTCGGCTGTGCCCCGATACCAGCCGGACGTGGAGCGCCCAAGATACGGCTGGAGGATCACCACCCCACCATTGCGCTCGCGATCGAGGTCCCAGGGACGGCCGTGACCGATATGCTCGTTCAGCGAGTGTGGCCGGTATTGCGTCAAGACAGCCACATCGTACAAGCCCGAGTTCACACAGTTGGAGAGGGCGAAGTCGATGATACGGTATTTCCCACCGAACGGCACCGCTGGCTTCGCGCGCTGGCGCGAGAGAATGCTCAACCGCTCTCCCTGCCCTCCCGCGAGGATCATCACCGCGACGTCGCTCATCGCGCCCTCCCGCCCCAGCTTGACCGTTCCCGCGTGTATCATAGCCCGACAGGCAGGCACACCGAGAGGGGTACCGGTGCGACCATTCTTGCGGAGACGCAACGCACAAAACCAGTCCAGCGCGCACGAATCGCCGAGCGTTCCCGATGGCCTCTGGCTCAAATGCTCCCGTTGTCGCGATCTCCTGTACGCGCGGGAATTCGAGCGAAACCAGCGTGTCTGTCCACGCTGCGGTTTTCATGCGCGACTCAGCGCACGAGAGCGCATCACCGTGACCGTCGATTCGGGTTCCTTCGCCGAGTGGGATGCCCATGTCGTCACCGACGATCCGTTGCACTTCGTCGCGCTCGGTGAGCCATACCCAGCGAAGATCAGCGAGGCACGTACCCGATCCGGTGAGCGTGAGGCGCTCGTCACGGGCGCAGCCACCATCGAGAGCATTCCTGTCGCCATCGCTGTCGCCGAGTTCGGCTTCCTCGGTGCGAGCATGGGTTCCGTTTTCGGCGAAAAGTTCGCTCGTGCCGCGGAGCGTGCAGCGATGGAGCGGCGAGCGTTCGTCGTCTTCGCGAGTTCAGGTGGCGCACGCATGCACGAGGGCATCTTCTCGCTTTTCCAGCTGCCAAAGACGATCGTTGCCGTCGAAGCTCTTGCCGAGGCGCGCCTGCCCTTCATCAGTGTCCTCGTCGACCCCTGCTACGGTGGCGTGACTGCCAGTTTCGCCACCGTGGCCGATGTCATACTGGCCGAGCCTGGCGCGATGATCGGATTCGCTGGCCCGCGTGTCATCGAGCAAGTGACGCGCCAAAAGCTTCCTCCAGGTTTCCAGACGGCCGAGTTCGCGCTCGAGCACGGGATGGTGGATATGGTCGTTCCTCGTCAACGAATCCGCGCGGTGTTGGCCTCGCTCATCCGGACGCTCGCCGGATCCTCGCTCGTTCCGTTGGCCGGCGACACCATGCGGCA
Protein-coding regions in this window:
- a CDS encoding glucose-1-phosphate adenylyltransferase; translation: MSDVAVMILAGGQGERLSILSRQRAKPAVPFGGKYRIIDFALSNCVNSGLYDVAVLTQYRPHSLNEHIGHGRPWDLDRERNGGVVILQPYLGRSTSGWYRGTADAVYHNLFYITRRPYRDVLILAGDHVYAMDYRPMIAQHRERCADVTIAVQPVDWREASRFGVVIVAEDGWVVDFEEKPERPRSNLASMGIYLFRRNLLLDLFTRDHPDAPEFIDFGRDVIPYLIRTARVATYRFDGYWQDVGTVQSYWEANMALLEDEPKLNLYDPNWRIHTRSEERPPAKILEGATVIRSLLSNGCIVEGATVIRSILSPGVIVKAGAVVRDSIVMTDSVIGPGAVVDRCIIDKHVTIGANAYLGWGDDNSPNWLEPSRLNTGITLVGRNAVVPPGVRIGRNVLIGPEVKESDFPGAVVPSGETVNPIATVVWS
- the accD gene encoding acetyl-CoA carboxylase, carboxyltransferase subunit beta, whose amino-acid sequence is MRPFLRRRNAQNQSSAHESPSVPDGLWLKCSRCRDLLYAREFERNQRVCPRCGFHARLSARERITVTVDSGSFAEWDAHVVTDDPLHFVALGEPYPAKISEARTRSGEREALVTGAATIESIPVAIAVAEFGFLGASMGSVFGEKFARAAERAAMERRAFVVFASSGGARMHEGIFSLFQLPKTIVAVEALAEARLPFISVLVDPCYGGVTASFATVADVILAEPGAMIGFAGPRVIEQVTRQKLPPGFQTAEFALEHGMVDMVVPRQRIRAVLASLIRTLAGSSLVPLAGDTMRQEVGE